From Candidatus Poribacteria bacterium, the proteins below share one genomic window:
- the gltA gene encoding NADPH-dependent glutamate synthase, with amino-acid sequence MTTRERLNIPRQPMKEQPPKERIKNFNEVPLGYDEKTAMLEAERCLQCKVPMCVKGCPVEVDIPAFIKLIREGKFIEAARKIKETNSLPAVCGRVCPQEDQCEKTCVLAKRGRSVAIGNLERFVADYEREHNAVEIPDLPPPTGMKVAVVGSGPAGITAAGELAKRGHKVTIFEALHEPGGVLIYGIPEFRLPKSILKVEIDYVRALGVEIITDAPIGKLYTIDELFEMGYDAVFLGVGAGTPNFLGIPGENLNGVLTANEFLTRVNLMRAYRFPEYDTPIYVGNKVAVIGGGNVAMDAARTALRLGAEEVSIVYRRSRAEMPAREEEIRHGEEEGVKFKFLANPVRFIGDENGWLKGMECIRMKLGEPDESGRRRPIPIEGSEFVMDVDMAVIAIGTSAQPLIRMTTPDLEFNERGYIVVDPETGATSKEGVYAGGDIVTGAATVILAMGAGRRAAAAIHEYLMRKKAQQEK; translated from the coding sequence ATGACCACCAGAGAGAGGCTTAATATACCTCGCCAGCCGATGAAGGAACAACCTCCCAAAGAGAGGATTAAAAACTTCAACGAGGTCCCCCTGGGATACGACGAGAAAACGGCCATGCTTGAGGCCGAAAGATGTCTCCAGTGCAAGGTTCCCATGTGCGTCAAGGGATGTCCCGTCGAGGTGGACATACCGGCTTTCATCAAGCTCATCAGAGAGGGCAAGTTCATCGAGGCGGCCAGGAAGATCAAGGAGACCAACTCTCTGCCCGCCGTATGCGGCAGGGTCTGTCCCCAGGAAGATCAGTGCGAAAAGACCTGCGTGTTAGCTAAGAGGGGCAGATCGGTGGCGATCGGGAATCTGGAGCGGTTTGTCGCCGATTATGAGAGAGAGCACAACGCCGTAGAGATCCCCGATCTTCCTCCGCCCACAGGGATGAAGGTGGCTGTGGTTGGCTCTGGCCCCGCGGGGATAACCGCAGCGGGGGAATTGGCCAAAAGGGGGCATAAGGTCACTATATTTGAGGCGTTGCATGAGCCGGGCGGAGTGCTGATCTATGGTATCCCCGAATTCCGACTTCCTAAATCCATCCTCAAAGTTGAAATAGATTATGTCCGGGCCCTCGGCGTCGAGATAATCACCGACGCCCCCATAGGGAAGCTTTATACGATAGATGAGCTGTTCGAGATGGGATACGACGCCGTATTTTTGGGGGTGGGAGCCGGAACGCCGAATTTTCTGGGAATACCCGGCGAAAACCTCAACGGGGTTTTAACCGCCAACGAGTTCCTCACGAGGGTGAATCTGATGCGGGCGTATAGGTTCCCCGAATATGACACGCCGATATATGTGGGAAATAAGGTGGCGGTGATCGGAGGAGGAAACGTCGCGATGGACGCAGCCAGAACCGCCCTAAGGCTCGGCGCAGAGGAGGTCTCCATCGTCTACCGCCGATCCAGAGCCGAGATGCCCGCACGTGAGGAGGAGATACGGCATGGCGAGGAGGAGGGCGTGAAATTCAAGTTCCTCGCCAATCCGGTCCGCTTTATAGGCGATGAAAACGGATGGCTTAAAGGGATGGAATGCATCAGGATGAAGTTGGGCGAGCCGGATGAAAGCGGGAGGCGACGTCCTATCCCGATCGAGGGTTCTGAATTTGTCATGGACGTCGATATGGCTGTGATCGCCATAGGCACCTCGGCTCAGCCGCTTATCCGGATGACCACGCCCGACCTGGAGTTCAACGAACGGGGCTATATCGTCGTCGATCCTGAAACGGGAGCCACCTCCAAGGAGGGGGTCTATGCCGGTGGGGATATAGTCACCGGAGCGGCCACCGTGATCCTCGCCATGGGCGCCGGAAGACGGGCCGCGGCCGCCATACACGAGTATCTGATGAGAAAGAAAGCTCAACAGGAGAAATAA